The following proteins are encoded in a genomic region of Sulfurospirillum arsenophilum NBRC 109478:
- the gatA gene encoding Asp-tRNA(Asn)/Glu-tRNA(Gln) amidotransferase subunit GatA — protein MITLKEALKLPKEEIEAFRSDLKKKIEATKSLGAYVEQLTCKPLCEYGAGIPIAIKDNIQVNGWEVTSGSNILQGYVAPYNATVIDNMLRHGLSPFGRTNMDEFAMGSSTESSFYGKTLNPHNPKCVPGGSSGGSAAAVAGGIAIAALGSDTGGSIRQPAAFCGCVGLKPTYGKVSRYGLGAYSSSLDQIGPITQNVEDAAILYDIIAGHEPKDSTSANMAHQSVADKLNADRKMTIAVIENYLNEASPEVRERMMDGIRALEKAGHKIIYRNFINSKYDIATYYVIATAEASANLSRYDGVRYGNRGSNENLKEMFIQSRSLGFGEEVKRRILLGTFVLSSGYYDAYYIKAQKARHFIKAQYEAIFKEADLIFMPVTPTSAFEFGSKADPLEMYLSDIYTISLNLAGLPGISVPLGMDSKGLPVGGQLIGQAYGEQALLDGALSLERELGL, from the coding sequence TTGATAACCTTAAAAGAGGCATTGAAACTTCCCAAAGAAGAAATAGAAGCATTTAGAAGTGATTTAAAGAAAAAAATTGAAGCGACAAAAAGTTTGGGTGCCTATGTTGAACAGCTTACATGTAAACCTTTATGTGAGTATGGCGCAGGTATTCCGATTGCGATTAAAGATAATATTCAAGTAAACGGCTGGGAAGTTACCAGTGGATCAAACATTCTTCAAGGGTATGTTGCACCTTACAATGCTACGGTAATTGATAATATGCTTCGTCATGGACTCTCTCCATTTGGTCGTACCAACATGGATGAATTTGCGATGGGAAGCTCAACCGAATCATCCTTTTATGGTAAAACACTCAACCCACACAATCCAAAATGTGTCCCCGGTGGAAGTAGTGGTGGTAGTGCTGCTGCGGTTGCAGGTGGCATTGCCATAGCAGCCCTTGGTAGTGATACGGGTGGAAGTATTCGCCAGCCAGCCGCCTTTTGCGGATGCGTGGGACTTAAGCCAACCTATGGAAAAGTAAGTCGTTACGGTTTGGGTGCGTATTCAAGTTCACTCGATCAAATTGGACCGATTACCCAAAATGTTGAAGATGCGGCAATTTTATATGACATCATTGCAGGGCATGAGCCAAAAGACTCCACCAGTGCAAACATGGCACACCAAAGTGTAGCAGATAAGCTCAATGCAGATCGTAAGATGACGATTGCCGTTATTGAAAACTATCTAAACGAAGCCAGCCCAGAAGTGCGCGAGCGTATGATGGATGGAATTCGTGCATTGGAAAAAGCGGGGCATAAAATTATTTATCGTAATTTTATCAACTCCAAATATGACATCGCGACTTATTATGTGATTGCCACCGCAGAAGCGAGTGCGAACTTGAGCCGTTATGATGGTGTTCGTTATGGTAATCGTGGAAGCAATGAAAACCTCAAAGAGATGTTTATTCAAAGCCGAAGCCTTGGTTTTGGTGAGGAAGTAAAACGAAGAATTCTTTTGGGGACATTCGTTCTAAGCAGTGGTTATTACGATGCGTATTACATCAAAGCGCAAAAAGCGCGTCATTTTATCAAAGCACAGTATGAAGCAATTTTTAAAGAGGCGGATCTGATCTTTATGCCAGTGACTCCAACGAGTGCGTTTGAGTTTGGTTCAAAAGCAGATCCATTAGAGATGTATTTGAGTGATATTTATACTATTTCACTCAACTTAGCAGGGCTTCCAGGTATCTCCGTTCCTCTTGGTATGGACAGCAAAGGGCTTCCTGTTGGAGGACAACTTATTGGTCAAGCGTATGGTGAGCAAGCACTTTTGGATGGAGCGCTTAGCTTAGAGAGAGAATTAGGGTTATAG